A stretch of the Bacteroidota bacterium genome encodes the following:
- a CDS encoding amidohydrolase → MKSKIALILLFCIALFLVIYTIFFMEKKADLLLINGIIYTLDDNNPLAEAIAIKEGYIIAVRNSSELKDLYNAEKIIDLKGSVVIPGLTDAHAHMFGFGQMLNSLMLAGITSENEIAGKVAEKSKTISAGEWIYGRGWDQTLWSEKKFPTKDLLDSAAPDNPVILGRIDGHAIWVNSKTLEMAGITSATIDPLGGKIIRDNSGKPTGVLIDKATELVEKMVPPPTDADVEQSILLAAEECLKAGLTEVHDMGLNSQTIRVYKKLADEQKLLIRIYGAIDAPSQTWNEFSERGPLLNYGNGMLTIRAVKMYADGALGSRGAALVENYSDDPGNRGLTLLDDSTMEAVTRQAIKKNFQVCTHAIGDRANHFVLNMYEKVLGTENKKDLRFRIEHAQVILPEDISRFSKLNVLPSMQPIHSTSDMDWAEARLNSGRVKGAYAWKSLIKSGSFIPAGSDFPNDIMQPLWGFYAAVTRMDQDGKPEGGWHAEECMSREEALKSYTTWAAYAAFKEKEKGTIEVGKCADLTIISQDIMTIPASEILNTDIVMTMIGGKVVYSR, encoded by the coding sequence ATGAAATCTAAAATTGCATTAATCTTGCTATTTTGTATTGCACTTTTTCTTGTAATATATACGATATTTTTTATGGAGAAAAAAGCTGACCTCTTATTAATCAATGGTATCATTTATACTCTCGACGACAACAACCCTCTTGCCGAGGCAATTGCAATTAAAGAAGGGTACATAATTGCTGTAAGAAACTCAAGCGAATTAAAAGACCTGTATAATGCTGAAAAAATAATCGATTTAAAAGGAAGTGTAGTTATTCCGGGACTTACTGATGCACACGCACACATGTTCGGTTTTGGGCAAATGCTTAATTCGTTGATGCTTGCCGGAATAACATCGGAAAACGAAATTGCCGGGAAGGTAGCAGAAAAGTCGAAAACCATTTCCGCCGGTGAGTGGATTTACGGCAGAGGGTGGGATCAAACTCTTTGGAGCGAAAAAAAATTCCCGACCAAAGATTTATTAGATTCAGCCGCTCCCGATAATCCTGTAATTTTAGGGCGAATTGATGGACATGCGATTTGGGTAAATTCAAAAACGCTTGAAATGGCAGGGATAACATCGGCTACAATTGACCCTCTTGGTGGAAAAATAATTCGTGATAATTCCGGTAAACCCACCGGTGTATTAATAGACAAAGCAACCGAGTTAGTCGAAAAAATGGTTCCTCCTCCGACTGATGCTGATGTTGAACAATCTATTTTACTTGCTGCTGAAGAATGTTTAAAAGCAGGTTTAACCGAAGTGCACGATATGGGTTTGAACTCGCAAACGATTCGAGTGTACAAAAAATTAGCGGACGAGCAGAAACTCCTTATCCGAATTTACGGTGCAATAGATGCACCAAGCCAAACCTGGAACGAATTCAGTGAACGAGGACCATTGCTGAATTATGGCAACGGTATGTTAACAATCCGGGCTGTTAAAATGTACGCTGACGGAGCTCTCGGTTCACGAGGCGCCGCTCTAGTTGAAAATTATTCTGACGATCCGGGAAACCGTGGACTTACTTTACTCGATGATTCTACAATGGAAGCAGTAACTCGTCAAGCCATCAAAAAGAATTTTCAGGTTTGTACACATGCTATCGGCGACAGAGCCAACCATTTTGTATTAAATATGTACGAGAAAGTACTTGGGACTGAGAATAAAAAAGATTTACGTTTTCGAATTGAACACGCTCAGGTTATATTACCTGAAGATATTTCACGATTCAGCAAGTTAAATGTTTTACCGAGTATGCAACCAATTCACTCAACATCAGATATGGATTGGGCAGAGGCACGGTTAAACTCTGGACGGGTTAAAGGAGCTTATGCCTGGAAATCTCTGATAAAATCCGGTTCTTTCATACCGGCTGGTTCAGATTTCCCGAACGACATTATGCAACCTCTCTGGGGATTTTATGCTGCAGTAACAAGAATGGATCAAGACGGAAAACCAGAAGGAGGGTGGCATGCCGAAGAATGTATGTCGCGGGAAGAAGCGTTGAAGTCATATACAACATGGGCTGCGTATGCTGCGTTTAAAGAAAAGGAGAAAGGTACAATCGAAGTGGGTAAGTGTGCCGACTTAACAATTATCTCGCAAGATATTATGACTATTCCTGCAAGTGAAATTCTGAATACGGATATCGTTATGACGATGATAGGTGGAAAAGTTGTTTATTCAAGGTAA
- a CDS encoding elongation factor G: MKEFTSEHIRNISLIGHGHTGKTSFSEALLYTSGATNRIGKVEDANTISDFQPDEIERKISISTAMLHCEWKNNKINILDTPGYSDFTGEVKCALSVTDTALIFLKAFEGVEVGTELVWEYTKEYKNAAVFLINKLDNENADFEKTVNAAKERFGNDVMPIQFPVRQGLGFEEIVDVLRMKVLKYNRDGKGKYTESDVPSELLSKAQELRTQLIEKIAESDETLITNFFDNGTLTESEIVTGLKSAIRLRKIFPILCSAGTHLIGIASSLDFIVDYCPNPVDMGSKVAVVSGTSNTQDLKCDSSGTPVMFIFKTLAESHLGEMSFFKAYSGSIYSGLDLINQTNGKSERLSQIYILNGRERKETGKLFAGDIGTAVKLKDTHTNNTLSSKSAPITIPAIVFPEPVISMAIVSKAKGDEDKVANGLHTLHAEDLTFIVKVDPELRQTVVSGQGELHLTIIAQRLKARFGVDVDLVEPKLPYRETIKGVCKEMEYKHKKQSGGRGQFGHVFLKIEPKPRGEGFEFVDAIVGGVVPGRFIPAVEKGVVEAMVGGVVAGCKVIDVKVTLFYGSAHSVDSDEHSFKIAGRMGFKKGFKEAKPILLEPIYEIEVTVPEDYMGDVMGDISSRRGKILGMEALSHNQVIKALVPLKELFRYSTTLRSMTQGRGIHKQKFSFYEEVPREIMDKIIADYEKSKTEEEE; encoded by the coding sequence ATGAAGGAGTTTACCTCGGAACACATTCGAAATATTTCCTTAATCGGGCATGGACATACCGGTAAGACCTCGTTTTCGGAAGCATTACTTTATACATCAGGTGCTACTAACCGAATTGGCAAAGTGGAAGATGCAAATACAATTTCAGATTTCCAACCTGACGAAATCGAACGAAAAATTTCAATCAGCACAGCGATGCTGCATTGCGAATGGAAGAATAACAAAATAAATATTTTAGATACACCCGGTTATTCGGATTTTACCGGAGAAGTAAAATGTGCTCTTTCTGTAACTGATACTGCGTTAATATTTTTGAAAGCATTTGAAGGTGTTGAGGTAGGTACTGAATTAGTATGGGAATACACAAAAGAATACAAGAACGCTGCCGTATTTTTAATTAATAAACTGGATAACGAAAATGCAGATTTCGAAAAAACTGTAAACGCAGCAAAAGAAAGATTCGGTAACGATGTTATGCCAATCCAATTTCCCGTTCGGCAGGGGTTGGGCTTCGAAGAAATTGTTGATGTTCTTAGAATGAAAGTTCTTAAATATAATCGCGACGGAAAGGGAAAATATACTGAATCGGATGTCCCTTCTGAATTGTTATCTAAAGCTCAAGAATTGCGTACTCAATTAATCGAAAAAATTGCCGAATCGGATGAAACGCTTATAACTAATTTTTTCGATAACGGTACATTAACTGAATCCGAAATCGTTACGGGTTTAAAGTCAGCTATTCGACTGCGGAAAATTTTCCCGATCTTGTGTTCAGCGGGGACGCATTTAATCGGAATCGCATCAAGCTTGGATTTTATAGTTGACTACTGCCCCAATCCAGTCGATATGGGTTCTAAAGTAGCGGTAGTTTCAGGGACTTCAAATACACAAGATCTAAAATGTGATTCGAGCGGAACTCCGGTAATGTTTATTTTTAAAACTTTAGCTGAATCGCATTTAGGGGAGATGTCTTTCTTTAAGGCTTATTCGGGCTCAATATATTCCGGACTCGATCTTATCAATCAAACAAATGGTAAATCTGAAAGGCTGAGTCAGATTTATATTTTAAACGGTAGAGAACGGAAGGAGACGGGAAAATTATTCGCCGGCGATATTGGAACTGCGGTGAAGCTAAAAGACACTCACACTAACAACACATTAAGCAGTAAATCGGCACCCATAACGATTCCTGCCATTGTATTTCCTGAACCTGTAATAAGCATGGCGATAGTTTCGAAGGCGAAGGGTGATGAAGATAAAGTTGCGAACGGATTGCATACATTGCATGCTGAAGATTTAACTTTTATTGTTAAAGTTGATCCCGAATTGCGGCAAACAGTTGTAAGCGGACAAGGAGAGTTACATTTAACCATTATAGCACAAAGATTAAAAGCCCGTTTTGGTGTTGATGTGGACTTGGTTGAACCGAAACTTCCTTATCGTGAAACTATTAAAGGTGTATGTAAGGAAATGGAATACAAGCACAAAAAACAGAGCGGTGGACGTGGACAATTTGGGCATGTATTTCTTAAAATTGAACCTAAACCAAGAGGCGAAGGTTTCGAATTTGTAGATGCAATCGTCGGCGGAGTAGTTCCAGGACGTTTCATACCGGCTGTTGAAAAAGGTGTCGTAGAAGCAATGGTGGGTGGCGTAGTAGCCGGATGCAAAGTTATTGACGTGAAAGTTACTCTGTTCTACGGTTCGGCGCACTCGGTAGATTCTGATGAACATTCATTTAAAATTGCAGGACGGATGGGTTTCAAAAAAGGTTTCAAAGAAGCTAAACCAATTTTGTTAGAGCCAATTTATGAAATCGAAGTAACTGTTCCCGAAGATTATATGGGCGACGTAATGGGCGATATTTCGAGCCGCAGAGGAAAAATTCTTGGTATGGAGGCTCTTTCACATAATCAAGTTATAAAAGCACTTGTACCATTGAAGGAACTTTTCAGATATTCAACAACTCTCCGATCGATGACTCAAGGTCGGGGTATCCATAAACAAAAATTTTCGTTCTATGAAGAAGTGCCACGAGAAATTATGGATAAAATAATTGCTGATTACGAAAAGAGTAAAACCGAAGAAGAGGAATAA
- a CDS encoding HIT domain-containing protein — MQRMYSPWRSKYVASFSEQSSGECILCKAFQENDDDKNLIVTRGIHCYVIMNLYPYNSGHLMVVPFRHIGNLDSFSNEESLEIFDLLKRMTASLTEIMTPDSFNIGSNVGRSAGAGIDDHIHFHIVPRWNGDTNFMPVLADTKLISEDMNETLLRLRKTIR, encoded by the coding sequence ATGCAAAGGATGTATTCTCCGTGGCGGTCAAAATACGTTGCATCGTTTTCAGAGCAATCGAGTGGAGAATGCATCCTCTGCAAAGCATTTCAAGAGAATGACGACGATAAAAATTTGATTGTAACACGTGGCATCCATTGTTATGTAATTATGAATTTGTATCCATACAACAGCGGTCATTTGATGGTTGTACCTTTCAGACACATCGGAAATTTGGATTCTTTCTCGAATGAAGAATCATTGGAAATTTTCGACCTCTTAAAACGGATGACGGCTTCGCTAACCGAGATTATGACGCCTGATAGTTTTAATATCGGCTCTAATGTGGGCAGGAGCGCAGGGGCGGGGATCGATGATCATATTCATTTTCACATAGTTCCACGCTGGAACGGTGACACGAATTTTATGCCCGTATTGGCAGATACAAAGCTTATCTCAGAAGATATGAATGAGACTTTATTGAGATTGCGAAAAACAATCCGATAA
- the leuS gene encoding leucine--tRNA ligase, whose translation MSYPFDKIEKKWQQYWDDNNIFKVVESSDKPKYYILDMFPYPSGAGLHVGHPEGYTATDIISRYKRMNGFNVLHPMGWDAFGLPAERYAMQTGIHPSITTQQNISTFKRQIKMLGLSYDWSREVNTTDPEYYKWTQWIFLKIYNSWFDKKVGKARPISELPIPDGLNEKDKYDFISKHRLAYLAEMPVNWCSELGTVLANEEVDEWVEKGYKVERKMMRQWMLRITTYADRLEADLEELDWPQSIKEMQRNWIGKSEGSEIEFKIKDTQETIRVFTTRPDTLFGATYMVLAPEHKLVEKITTAEYFEDVEEYRNQAALKSEIERTALEKNKTGVFTGGYAVNPATKKEIQIWIADYVLISYGTGAIMAVPGHDQRDHDFAKTYHLPIVEVVSGGDYTIAAYEGEGMAINSSNDEISIDNLPTKQAKDKIIHWLEEKKIGKRKINYKLRDWLFSRQRYWGEPFPLVYDDDGTAIALSETELPIILPDVESYKPSGTGESPLATIEKWLNYTDPKTDKKYRRETHTMPQWAGSCWYYLRYLDTQNNNEFCSSEKQKYWMPVDLYVGGAEHAVLHLLYSRFWHKTLFDLGYVSTKEPFQRLVNQGLILGEDGQKMSKSMGNVVNPDDVVNEYGADALRLFEMFMGPLEDTKPWSTKGVDGVFRFLNRVWRMFVDEDGKINSSIQDVPLTVDQERIMHQTIKKVTSDIETMNFNTAISQMMIFVNEFLNLDVKPLAALKPFVLLLSPFAPHIAEEIWEKLGSIKSLAYEAWHKFDESKTRVDTIEMVVQVSGKIRAKLPLSLDSVEEEVKILAFENESVKKHLEGKTVVKTIFVKNKLFNIVVK comes from the coding sequence ATGAGTTATCCTTTTGATAAAATAGAAAAGAAGTGGCAACAATATTGGGACGATAATAACATTTTTAAAGTTGTAGAAAGTTCCGATAAGCCAAAATATTATATTCTCGACATGTTTCCGTATCCTTCCGGAGCCGGTTTACATGTTGGGCATCCCGAAGGTTATACGGCAACGGATATCATCTCGCGTTACAAGCGGATGAACGGATTTAATGTACTCCATCCGATGGGCTGGGATGCTTTCGGATTACCGGCGGAAAGATACGCTATGCAAACCGGTATCCATCCGAGTATCACTACACAACAGAATATTTCTACATTCAAACGGCAGATCAAAATGTTGGGTTTATCCTACGATTGGTCGCGCGAGGTTAATACAACGGATCCAGAATATTACAAGTGGACGCAATGGATATTTTTGAAAATATATAATTCGTGGTTCGATAAAAAAGTAGGCAAAGCACGCCCGATTTCTGAACTTCCGATACCCGACGGACTGAACGAGAAAGATAAGTACGATTTTATATCAAAACACCGGCTCGCTTACCTTGCTGAAATGCCGGTGAATTGGTGCTCTGAATTAGGAACTGTGTTAGCTAATGAGGAAGTTGACGAATGGGTCGAAAAAGGATACAAAGTCGAACGTAAAATGATGCGTCAGTGGATGCTGCGTATTACAACCTACGCCGACCGTCTCGAAGCCGACTTGGAAGAACTTGATTGGCCCCAAAGTATTAAAGAGATGCAGCGGAACTGGATAGGAAAATCGGAAGGGTCTGAAATCGAATTTAAAATCAAGGACACTCAGGAAACGATTCGCGTTTTTACAACTCGTCCCGATACACTCTTTGGAGCTACTTATATGGTATTAGCTCCCGAACATAAATTAGTCGAAAAAATTACTACAGCAGAATATTTCGAGGATGTTGAAGAATATAGGAATCAAGCAGCATTAAAAAGTGAAATCGAACGCACAGCCTTAGAAAAAAATAAAACCGGAGTATTTACAGGCGGTTACGCCGTCAACCCGGCTACAAAAAAAGAAATTCAAATCTGGATTGCCGATTATGTTTTGATTTCCTACGGAACGGGTGCGATAATGGCTGTGCCCGGTCATGATCAGCGCGACCACGATTTTGCTAAAACTTATCATCTGCCGATTGTGGAAGTTGTTTCAGGAGGTGATTATACAATAGCAGCATACGAGGGGGAAGGGATGGCGATAAATTCTTCGAACGATGAAATTTCGATTGACAATCTTCCTACAAAGCAGGCGAAAGATAAAATTATTCATTGGTTAGAAGAAAAGAAAATTGGGAAGCGTAAAATAAATTACAAATTGCGTGATTGGTTATTTTCACGTCAGCGATACTGGGGCGAACCCTTCCCGTTAGTTTATGATGACGACGGAACGGCGATTGCGCTTTCAGAAACTGAATTACCGATTATATTACCTGATGTCGAGTCGTACAAACCGAGTGGTACGGGGGAATCACCTTTGGCAACAATCGAAAAATGGTTAAACTATACAGATCCTAAAACCGATAAAAAATATCGTCGGGAAACTCACACAATGCCTCAATGGGCTGGTTCTTGTTGGTACTACCTCCGTTATTTAGATACGCAGAATAATAATGAATTCTGTTCTTCAGAAAAACAAAAATATTGGATGCCTGTTGATTTATATGTTGGTGGCGCCGAGCATGCTGTTCTTCATTTGCTATACTCACGATTCTGGCATAAAACACTTTTCGATTTGGGTTATGTTTCAACCAAGGAGCCGTTCCAACGTCTTGTGAATCAGGGCTTAATTTTAGGCGAAGACGGTCAAAAAATGTCGAAATCAATGGGAAATGTTGTTAATCCTGATGATGTTGTAAATGAATATGGTGCCGATGCTTTACGCTTATTCGAGATGTTTATGGGACCACTCGAAGATACTAAGCCATGGTCAACAAAAGGTGTTGATGGTGTTTTCCGTTTCTTGAATCGTGTTTGGAGGATGTTCGTTGATGAAGATGGAAAAATAAACTCATCGATTCAAGATGTTCCGTTGACTGTTGACCAAGAACGAATTATGCATCAAACAATTAAGAAGGTAACTTCGGATATTGAGACGATGAATTTTAATACGGCAATTTCGCAGATGATGATTTTCGTGAACGAATTTTTAAATTTAGATGTAAAACCACTCGCTGCTCTGAAGCCGTTCGTCTTGTTGCTTTCACCATTTGCTCCACATATCGCAGAAGAAATTTGGGAAAAACTTGGGTCGATAAAATCATTGGCATACGAGGCTTGGCATAAATTCGATGAATCTAAAACCCGTGTGGATACAATTGAAATGGTTGTTCAAGTAAGCGGAAAAATCAGAGCGAAACTGCCACTGTCTCTCGACTCAGTTGAAGAAGAAGTAAAAATATTAGCATTCGAGAATGAATCGGTTAAAAAGCATCTTGAAGGTAAAACAGTCGTGAAAACAATTTTTGTAAAGAATAAACTGTTTAATATTGTAGTTAAGTAA